A genomic segment from Aspergillus puulaauensis MK2 DNA, chromosome 1, nearly complete sequence encodes:
- a CDS encoding uncharacterized protein (COG:S;~EggNog:ENOG410PJ73;~InterPro:IPR033370;~PFAM:PF08700;~go_component: GO:0017119 - Golgi transport complex [Evidence IEA];~go_process: GO:0006891 - intra-Golgi vesicle-mediated transport [Evidence IEA]) produces the protein MTSDGPDPQSLKTWQDAFQYPVPTVRRVEQELRRDIASNKEKLRALVGTRYRELVGTAETIVSMSSSMEDVDTTLGDIGRRCNPRLIGKKYTHLNQINGKTTDQDATKRSLGAQLALLHRCSVLISKMLRKRGSSLLVAKLLVISRLLHKNLSEQKSAPPFLETLRNQLASLRRGLRSRIDKRLSSAKSTVDDVIEALAAYCLATSSSSDDAVAYYHKIRLDAIGNQLEGVKDSGENILAALRLYVQTLQISKAILSRRFTDVLSKLKSRPLLSDPDIRNVDDLSLDVLGRWVATDIINFTPWIKLSEQSKQDAEKTIKKWSQSAFDDFVRRSQDSLTTWAEFSPLLQLRKETLELWLCSWSSTPAHSALQVLEGTRDVFNGRLKNILSDKANALDTFGQAVTSAISNWGSAEHGRTQSMWDHELVSLDYSNGAAAFKEAIADRLLGRDADISVVTDKYQAWLLTIGSLRESIDALREVRWPDILDEAADEDIDIDVAAILNEDDKQLLREALEAAVRQAFDTLQKSFSDTSKAIGDSDRGEKAAFMLKLIRLVRRDLPHEFIPSDTEFSKDIIPGLQEILATEVVAATRPLSFATLVSPRSKSLAGRTLWEGEPELPVQPSQSTFKFMRRMVESMDRHGHGLWDTSTVHVLQSTLQKEIAERVTSFLSGIDSPTESKPNTEEETRPTENGDDIPTEKPTEAHAHDIKLQLYFDTMLLSNASTNKETRQNPLQEVAEKLRDSFGSEAGSTSKTMDQRAQEYWDRTRLLFGLLAVESA, from the exons ATGACGTCCGACGGCCCTGATCCACAGAGCCTAAAGACATGGCAGGATGCATTCCAATACCCAGTTCCCACCGTGCGTCGCGTGGAGCAAGAGCTCCGCCGCGACATTGCAAGCAATAAGGAGAAGCTCCGGGCGCTCGTTGG TACCCGATATAGAGAGCTTGTTGGTACCGCCGAGACAATTGTGTCTATGAGTAGCAGTATGGAAGATGTGGATACGACCCTGGGCGACATTGGACGGCGTTGCAATCCACGACTGATAGGAAAGAAATATACGCATTTGAACCAGATAAATGGCAAGACCACGGACCAGG ATGCCACGAAGCGATCTCTCGGGGCGCAACTTGCGCTACTTCATCGGTGCTCGGTGTTGATATCGAAGATGTTGAGGAAGCGGGGTTCATCCCTCCTCGTGGCGAAGCTCTTGGTTATATCCCGTCTTTTGCATAAAAATTTGTCGGAGCAGAAGTCCGCGCCGCCGTTCCTGGAAACCTTGCGCAACCAGCTTGCCTCTCTCCGACGTGGCCTCCGGAGCAGAATTGATAAACGCCTTTCTAGCGCTAAGTCAACCGTTGACGATGTTATCGAGGCTCTGGCCGCCTACTGCTTAGCTACGAGCTCATCGTCGGACGACGCCGTTGCCTACTACCACAAGATCCGTCTAGACGCCATTGGAAATCAGCTGGAGGGTGTCAAGGATTCCGGTGAGAATATCTTGGCCGCCTTGCGTCTCTACGTCCAAACTTTACAGATCTCGAAGGCTATTCTTTCCCGTCGGTTTACCGATGTGCTGAGTAAACTGAAATCCCGACCTTTACTTAGCGACCCCGACATTCGCAATGTTGATGATCTCTCGCTTGATGTGTTAGGGCGTTGGGTGGCCACGGACATTATCAACTTCACGCCATGGATCAAGCTTAGTGAGCAATCCAAACAAGATGCCGAGAAGACAATCAAGAAGTGGTCACAGAGCGCCTTTGACGATTTTGTGCGCCGTAGTCAGGACAGCCTCACGACTTGGGCGGAGTTTTCGCCGCTACTACAACTTCGCAAAGAAACATTGGAGCTTTGGCTTTGTTCCTGGAGTTCTACGCCTGCCCATTCAGCCTTGCAGGTCTTGGAAGGCACGCGGGATGTGTTCAACGGCCGCCTTAAGAACATCTTATCGGACAAAGCCAATGCTTTAGATACATTCGGCCAAGCTGTTACGTCGGCAATCTCAAATTGGGGTAGCGCAGAACACGGTCGTACTCAGTCCATGTGGGACCACGAACTAGTGTCGCTTGACTATTCTAACGGTGCAGCTGCCTTCAAGGAAGCCATTGCGGATAGGCTACTGGGTAGAGACGCGGACATATCTGTCGTGACGGACAAGTACCAAGCTTGGCTTCTTACGATTGGGTCTCTCAGAGAATCCATTGATGCTCTACGAGAGGTTCGATGGCCTGACATACTCGATGAAGCCGCGGATGAGGACATTGACATTGACGTTGCGGCGATCCTAAATGAAGATGATAAACAGCTTTTACGGGAAGCTCTCGAAGCTGCAGTTAGGCAGGCGTTTGATACCCTCCAAAAGTCTTTCAGCGATACATCCAAAGCTATTGGAGACTCAGATCGAGGCGAGAAAGCTGCATTCATGCTGAAACTCATTCGACTGGTTCGAAGAGATCTTCCGCATGAGTTTATCCCGAGCGATACAGAATTCTCGAAGGACATCATTCCGGGGCTGCAAGAGATACTTGCAACcgaggttgttgctgctacCCGGCCCCTATCGTTCGCTACTTTAGTCAGTCCTCGGTCAAAATCCCTAGCTGGGAGGACGCTGTGGGAGGGCGAACCTGAGCTTCCTGTTCAACCGTCGCAATCTACCTTCAAGTTCATGCGGAGAATGGTGGAGTCTATGGAtcggcatggacatggactTTGGGATACGTCTACCGTCCATGTTCTTCAAAGCACTTTACAAAAAGAAATAGCGGAGCGTGTTACCTCATTCCTCAGTGGCATAGACTCTCCTACAGAGTCCAAACCGAATACCGAGGAGGAAACGCGTCCAACCGAGAACGGAGACGACATTCCCACTGAAAAACCAACAGAAGCACACGCGCATGATATTAAGCTTCAGCTATACTTTGACACCATGCTCCTGAGCAATGCGTCGACTAATAAAGAAACGCGGCAAAATCCATTACAAGAGGTCGCAGAAAAGCTCCGAGATAGCTTTGGATCAGAGGCGGGATCGACCAGCAAGACCATGGATCAGCGGGCGCAGGAGTACTGGGACCGGACACGGTTATTGTTCGGATTATTAGCCGTTGAATCTGCTTAA